A window of Chloroflexota bacterium contains these coding sequences:
- a CDS encoding ABC transporter ATP-binding protein, translating to MPLIEATSLGQEYDGRYVLKGIDLRINKGEAFALIGPTGAGKTTLLRLLDLLDTPASGQVFFDGVDVTRSGHRRLEARRRMSYVQQKPAVFTMDVYGNIACGLKWRHEKKEVIRRKVDSVLELVGMADYKNRDARTLSGGETQRVAIARALVTEPEVLILDEPTANLDPVSASKIEAVLEKIIAEQKTTLIMATHDMPQGQRLAGKIGVLINGQLLQVGNPNDVFCSPQSKEVAEFVGVENILAGIIVEKDDSLATIDINGNTIQAVSDCAVGEKVHVCARPEDITFALTREAGSARNVFEGSISKMIAVGPLARIELDCGFPLLGVLTTRSAQELQLTIGRRVYASFKATAVHVIKRRS from the coding sequence ATGCCTTTGATAGAAGCCACCAGCCTGGGACAAGAATACGATGGCCGATATGTCCTGAAAGGGATAGACCTACGCATCAATAAAGGCGAGGCCTTCGCTCTGATTGGCCCGACTGGTGCAGGCAAAACAACACTGCTCAGGTTGCTGGATCTTCTGGATACGCCAGCGTCTGGTCAGGTATTCTTCGACGGCGTAGATGTTACTCGTTCTGGGCATCGCAGGCTGGAGGCGCGTCGCCGCATGTCTTACGTGCAGCAGAAGCCAGCGGTCTTCACCATGGATGTCTATGGCAATATCGCTTGCGGTCTGAAGTGGAGGCATGAGAAGAAAGAGGTTATCCGTCGAAAAGTGGACAGCGTCCTGGAACTAGTGGGTATGGCTGACTATAAGAATAGAGATGCCAGGACCCTTTCCGGAGGTGAGACGCAGCGGGTGGCTATCGCCCGGGCCCTGGTCACCGAACCAGAGGTGCTCATCCTGGATGAACCCACGGCCAATCTGGACCCGGTTTCGGCGTCCAAAATAGAAGCTGTCTTGGAAAAGATTATCGCTGAACAGAAGACCACCTTGATTATGGCTACCCACGATATGCCTCAGGGTCAGCGCCTTGCTGGCAAGATCGGGGTGCTTATCAACGGTCAACTGCTACAGGTAGGCAACCCCAACGATGTCTTCTGTTCGCCCCAGAGCAAAGAGGTGGCTGAGTTCGTCGGGGTGGAAAATATTTTGGCCGGTATCATAGTGGAAAAGGACGATAGCCTGGCAACAATAGATATCAATGGGAATACGATCCAGGCAGTTTCAGACTGTGCTGTAGGTGAGAAAGTACATGTTTGTGCCAGACCTGAGGATATCACCTTTGCTCTGACCAGAGAGGCAGGCAGTGCCAGGAACGTGTTTGAGGGAAGCATCAGCAAGATGATTGCCGTAGGGCCGCTGGCTAGAATCGAGCTTGACTGCGGTTTTCCTCTACTGGGCGTACTGACTACCAGATCAGCCCAGGAGCTACAACTCACTATCGGCAGACGCGTCTACGCCAGCTTCAAAGCCACGGCGGTACACGTCATCAAGAGGCGCAGTTGA